A region from the Lycium barbarum isolate Lr01 chromosome 8, ASM1917538v2, whole genome shotgun sequence genome encodes:
- the LOC132606402 gene encoding uncharacterized protein LOC132606402 isoform X1 produces MDFYYSNSNDSNISPINAQNYISRGNRYFDPYASSSDNSTNSSSSNNNILSPLSRYLRSGSPVPFTSLSRSPLASIENNIEVFRTPVKVEEDDVVVMDGILVEKKYGGVRGKLTSSDSGGRSSSSETCRWWEDTGTCRFGSKCRFVHGKEDLRPTAFANRNQSEVLTIEPNALLSRSCSYGPRGRSVHHQVHSTASSTESAAMATPTTTVNKLAVSNKDKEPSSSESSTTSASTIAISGTDWCPLDDNIEVTLPPSGENCASREDVNAHVQTVLYGPSGKKRLPVFVDFVETDNSQ; encoded by the exons ATGGACTTTTATTACAGTAACAGTAATGACAGCAACATTTCACCAATCAACGCTCAAAACTACATAAGCAGAGGAAACCGTTACTTCGATCCATACGCTTCATCATCAGATAATAGTACAAATAGCAGTTCTTCCAATAATAATATTCTCTCTCCTTTATCTCGATACCTTCGTTCTGGTTCGCCTGTGCCATTTACTAGCCTTTCTCGATCGCCTTTAGCTTCCATAGAGAACAATATCGAGGTGTTTAGAACCCCTGTGAAGGTTGAAGAAGATGATGTGGTGGTTATGGATGGGATTTTAGTTGAGAAGAAATATGGTGGTGTGAGAGGTAAATTGACGTCATCAGATTCAGGTGGACGGTCGTCGTCTTCGGAAACTTGTAGGTGGTGGGAGGATACGGGGACTTGCCGCTTTGGTTCCAAATGCCGG TTTGTACACGGGAAAGAAGATTTACGCCCAACTGCTTTTGCCAACAGGAATCAATCTGAGGTATTAACAATTGAACCAAAT GCACTGCTTAGCAGATCATGTTCATATGGACCAAGGGGTCGATCTGTTCATCACCAGGTCCACTCAACCGCATCTTCAACAGAATCAGCAGCAATGGCCACCCCTACCACCACTGTTAATAAACTTGCTGTGTCTAATAAAGACAAAGAGCCTTCAAGCAGTGAAAGTAGCACCACTTCCGCCTCTACCATTGCTATTTCTGGCACTGACTGGTGTCCCCTGGATGATAATATCGAGGTTACTTTGCCGCCTTCTggtgaaaattgtgcttccaggGAAGATGTTAATGCTCATGTACAGACTGTTCTCTATGGTCCTTCTGGAAAGAAGCGATTGCCGGTATTCGTTGACTTTGTTGAGACTGACAACTCCCAATAA
- the LOC132606402 gene encoding uncharacterized protein LOC132606402 isoform X2: MDFYYSNSNDSNISPINAQNYISRGNRYFDPYASSSDNSTNSSSSNNNILSPLSRYLRSGSPVPFTSLSRSPLASIENNIEVFRTPVKVEEDDVVVMDGILVEKKYGGVRGKLTSSDSGGRSSSSETCRWWEDTGTCRFGSKCRFVHGKEDLRPTAFANRNQSEALLSRSCSYGPRGRSVHHQVHSTASSTESAAMATPTTTVNKLAVSNKDKEPSSSESSTTSASTIAISGTDWCPLDDNIEVTLPPSGENCASREDVNAHVQTVLYGPSGKKRLPVFVDFVETDNSQ; the protein is encoded by the exons ATGGACTTTTATTACAGTAACAGTAATGACAGCAACATTTCACCAATCAACGCTCAAAACTACATAAGCAGAGGAAACCGTTACTTCGATCCATACGCTTCATCATCAGATAATAGTACAAATAGCAGTTCTTCCAATAATAATATTCTCTCTCCTTTATCTCGATACCTTCGTTCTGGTTCGCCTGTGCCATTTACTAGCCTTTCTCGATCGCCTTTAGCTTCCATAGAGAACAATATCGAGGTGTTTAGAACCCCTGTGAAGGTTGAAGAAGATGATGTGGTGGTTATGGATGGGATTTTAGTTGAGAAGAAATATGGTGGTGTGAGAGGTAAATTGACGTCATCAGATTCAGGTGGACGGTCGTCGTCTTCGGAAACTTGTAGGTGGTGGGAGGATACGGGGACTTGCCGCTTTGGTTCCAAATGCCGG TTTGTACACGGGAAAGAAGATTTACGCCCAACTGCTTTTGCCAACAGGAATCAATCTGAG GCACTGCTTAGCAGATCATGTTCATATGGACCAAGGGGTCGATCTGTTCATCACCAGGTCCACTCAACCGCATCTTCAACAGAATCAGCAGCAATGGCCACCCCTACCACCACTGTTAATAAACTTGCTGTGTCTAATAAAGACAAAGAGCCTTCAAGCAGTGAAAGTAGCACCACTTCCGCCTCTACCATTGCTATTTCTGGCACTGACTGGTGTCCCCTGGATGATAATATCGAGGTTACTTTGCCGCCTTCTggtgaaaattgtgcttccaggGAAGATGTTAATGCTCATGTACAGACTGTTCTCTATGGTCCTTCTGGAAAGAAGCGATTGCCGGTATTCGTTGACTTTGTTGAGACTGACAACTCCCAATAA